The genomic interval ATGCATTTGAACATTTAAACCTTAATGCCAAGATAGCTCATGTTCCTTTAAGGAAAACCAGATAAAATCATCCTAGTTTTCCTAAGCTGATCTGAGAACCAACTTCTCATATACATAAATGCATCTGTGATAATGGTCATTGAAAAGCCTATAAAGAGACCACAATTCAAACACGGTGCGCTGCTGTGTGTATGACACTGCCAACAGCTGTGCAGGGTGATAATTGCCTCCCTCCACCATCACAGCATAGCCTGCTGCACTGCTCTATCTGCACTGGAggtctgctgcagcctgcactgccagcactcccagtgccacccaccTGCACGCACACGCGAAGCAGTAAAGCTAGACTTGGCCGCAtttacaaaatcacagaatgtctGGGaacagtgtccctgtgtctccttgattcccaggagcacaggctATGGCCACCCTCCCCCCCGGCCATCCTCGGGTACCTTTGTGCAGGTATTTATATTCCTTAGTAAGAGGTGCCAAGCACATGTCCTCATCTCCAGGGAATCGATCGCAGTCCAGGCTGGCAGGCCAGGGGTGCCCGTGGCAGAGGAGCGCGGGGGCACAGCTGTCTCGGACTGCAACACACATACTCTTACAAGGAAGGATGAACCTGTGGCAGGAGGAAATACCAGGCTGTCACAGTGATAACAGAAACTATTGCAACAGTGATTCCTGTGCAAAGTACATAATCTTGGCTGACGTTTAACATCCTTCAATAATAATATaattccaggagcagcagctctgcaaattATGCAAGTGGTCTGTGTATGGAATGAGCTTACAATATTTAGTTAtggttttaaaaatgcctttatgACAATCTGAGAAAAGCTCCAGTCTGAGCCTGACTATTCACTGTAGGTGCTTCAACTCTAAATGAATAAGAATAAAGTTCAActgtaacaaaataaaacattacatCCTTTGACAACACCATTcaaattccaaaataaaacattacatCCTTTGACAACACCAAATTCCCAAGGCAAACTAAAGTTGAAGTGGAACAAGTTTTCAGTACTTTTTTCCTGATGAATACAAGAAATCTAACAGAATTACTTCAGAAAAAGTGGAGCTCACCTTTAGATTATGATAAACATGCATTTGGTTTCATTCCTGTTCTGGCAAATAAAGGCTGGAGTTTTGTACTGTGCTGCAATACTTACGTATCTAAACAGATGGGTGCAAACAGGGAGCACAGGAACGTCTTCACGTGAGGGTGACAGTCTGTGTGTACAAGGTGCTGCCAGGTAGTGGATTTCAGGATAACCTCTGCCATGTTTGTGTGTCCCATCAGGTTGGGAAGTCTCATTTCAGAGTATCCAATCTGGTGGCACATGCCCATCTCCTTGGGTATCACTACGCATTTCGTGGATAATCCAATGTCCAAGCCTGTTGCCAGTCTTAGGAAACCATTCACAGCAAAAACCAGTATTTTTGCAGTCAATAACATCTTCCAGTGACTCCTGGGTTGCTGAACAGGGAGCTGTCAAACCACTCAAGTGCAGAGGCATACTGAAAACCTTGTGGCTTATATATCCCAAGAGCTTAATGAACTGTTGATTATCAACTGCTTATCAAATCACTCGAGACAAGACCAGGTCTTATTGCCTAATCAAGGGATTGTTGTGACAGCCAGGGAGGTGGAGAAGAAGTATAGATGTATGCTCCCCAAGGACACCAATTTGGAACTGCCTTTCGCATGTCCCATGGTGTCAGTGGCTGCAGCATGGTATGTAGCATATTAAATTTTGACACCTGGAAGGTTCACTATgtgctttcaaaaacaaattaagagaTCCCCCAGAAACGGGGTTGGGCAGACATGCTGTCTCCTGGGGCTTCTGTGTCTCCTTTGTTTTCAGACGCTGCTGACATGACAGGAAAAAACAGCCCAGATTGACTTATCaagtgaaaatgttttgcttgtGCTAATGGCCCATGTCTCTTCCACTGTTTTACAATGTAAAAGAGGCACTTTCTTTTGTCAAGCACTATAAAGAGACAGACGTCTGCTATTAACCAAGTATTTTGACTGGAAATTTGGATTCTTATTCTGTGACATGCTAAAGGCCCCAActtctaataattttaatagacacctgaaaatacagaattgaATTTGTAGAACTCTTGGGACTATCAGTGtttattagggaaaaaaagcagttacacatttttattattttgaatgaaGCTGtctacatttaaaaatgctcaAATAATGCAGCATTTCAACTGTTTATTCATagattaaaattacatttaagtATATGAAAGCAAATGATACCAGATGTATCATTTTCTGTTCATAGCACCAAAAAATGATGTTATCACTGTTAGTACAGCTTTCACTACAGAGAAGTTGGGAACCAATTAATATGAAAGAGGATCTGAGTAATGCATAGCTTACCTATTATGAATAGAAAAGTCTGATTATGAGTTTTAAAAGCTGAAGATCTAAATGAAGCATTTTGTGGAGATCTTTTTATttgatgaaaatgttttttttccaattagTTTTGggtgttaattttttatttccacatctGGTTACATGATTTATTAGCAGAAATATTTAGCTATTAATAATTTGTAGGTGGATCTACTGTAAAATATCTGTCTTGGATATTAGGCAAAAATAAGTGCATTCTTAATAGTGTATCATCTGGTGTTACTGATGcttgattaaaataaattttttcagaaactatagctttttctgcttctatCAGATGCAGCACACTTAGACAATGCATCATATATAATTTACATGTTTACACTTAAAGGTTAGGTTACTAATCCTAGCATCTTTGAAAGTAAATACAACCCCCTACTGAATCTTCCTGAGCTGTCTTCTTTACTCTAAGCTACTAGTAAAATTACAGTAGCTGTTaaaataagtagaaaaaaaatgacatcaTGCAAGGTCCTAGGAaccaaaaatttatttaaaacaactGTCAGTTTTTCTTCTCATGCCTTTTTCCAGaattgtgtttttttcccagcaaatgTGGTTTCTCCGTATTTGTTACCTCAAAGCAGAGGAACTGAATACTAATCAGGCTGACTTAGGCCTGATGATAGCTTCCCTTTGAAAGGTGCTCCATGTTTTTCTTAAGAAGTCAGAGCCTTCAGGAAAAATCCCATCCTTGCTAAATCTGTGTCTGCAGGCCACACTTTCACACAGCTGCCCTTGCTACCATTTTGCAGTGAAACTTCACTAAATTGCTTAATCCAAGGAAAGGCAGGTCCAAGCCAAGCACAGCCCTTCGTCTTgtaattttatgaaattaatcAAATTCTTGTCTCCAATGATATTCTTCTGTAACACTTCTCTCATCTGATCACTATC from Ficedula albicollis isolate OC2 chromosome 1A, FicAlb1.5, whole genome shotgun sequence carries:
- the LOC101807175 gene encoding secreted frizzled-related protein 2-like; protein product: MLLTAKILVFAVNGFLRLATGLDIGLSTKCVVIPKEMGMCHQIGYSEMRLPNLMGHTNMAEVILKSTTWQHLVHTDCHPHVKTFLCSLFAPICLDTFILPCKSMCVAVRDSCAPALLCHGHPWPASLDCDRFPGDEDMCLAPLTKEYKYLHKVLPKPTCQTCPAVEEFFTHKRVLEVFCDSNFAVKVKLSKKRTASEDQEYNIECQVEFITQGSLLPYETQSMIQQWLLINEKCIERMTPTHRPTVYLLVGNIEEGIILVKQVYRWQRKDSQLALATQKWRYHKCL